The following proteins are co-located in the Pseudomonas antarctica genome:
- a CDS encoding GNAT family acetyltransferase: MSTAVRLAQAADAEGISQVILAALHSSNARDYPADVIARVASNFTPDAVLALLQRRVVLVAIQDQVIVATAALDGNVVRSVFVNPALQGQGIGRLLMIEIELRAREAGVTVLNVPSSLTAEPFYTKLGFHTVRDVYHGNERTLVMEKALLSRHPIGPYRDRQHRAQVVALWQEAFGYDTAHNLPTLAIDKKLAVNDGLFFVATDKKAVIGSILAGYDGHRGWLYSVAVHSDYRRQGLGASLVRHAEQALTALGCMKINLQITGGNDAVVGFYEALGYGVEPRISMGKKIGVNIPTQS, encoded by the coding sequence ATGTCTACCGCCGTTCGTCTCGCCCAGGCAGCCGATGCCGAGGGGATCAGCCAGGTCATCCTGGCAGCCTTGCACAGCAGCAATGCGCGGGATTACCCGGCGGATGTGATTGCTCGGGTCGCGAGTAATTTTACGCCTGACGCTGTGCTGGCTTTGCTCCAGCGGCGGGTGGTGCTGGTGGCGATTCAGGATCAGGTGATCGTCGCCACTGCTGCCCTTGACGGCAATGTGGTGCGCTCGGTGTTCGTCAACCCGGCGCTGCAAGGGCAGGGCATCGGGCGGCTGCTGATGATCGAAATCGAACTGCGTGCCCGCGAAGCCGGGGTGACGGTCTTGAACGTGCCGTCTTCGCTGACGGCCGAGCCGTTCTATACCAAGCTGGGGTTCCACACGGTGCGCGATGTCTATCACGGCAACGAGCGCACGCTGGTGATGGAGAAGGCGTTGCTATCCCGCCATCCCATTGGGCCGTATCGCGACCGTCAGCACCGTGCGCAGGTGGTGGCCTTGTGGCAGGAGGCGTTTGGGTATGACACCGCGCACAACCTGCCGACGTTGGCGATTGATAAGAAACTGGCGGTCAACGATGGGTTGTTCTTTGTGGCGACGGATAAAAAAGCCGTGATCGGCAGCATTCTCGCCGGCTACGACGGGCATCGTGGCTGGCTGTATTCGGTGGCGGTGCACAGCGATTATCGGCGGCAGGGTTTGGGCGCGTCGTTGGTGCGGCATGCCGAGCAGGCGTTGACGGCGCTGGGGTGTATGAAGATCAATTTGCAGATTACGGGCGGGAATGACGCGGTGGTGGGGTTTTACGAGGCGTTGGGGTATGGGGTGGAGCCGAGGATTAGTATGGGGAAGAAGATTGGCGTGAATATCCCGACTCAATCTTGA